In Agromyces sp. 3263, a single genomic region encodes these proteins:
- a CDS encoding helix-turn-helix domain-containing protein, protein MDAVIPPTDGARLLGPRVTLAELVEQLGPRTITPVGSFRGAAHVIGTEFLDIADDVPDATGTLLLAPSTASLSTARLAAVAAGAADRGAAGLAVKCSADRLPALAAVSESTGLPLLRVADRISWRLLDAQLTRLLGEAETPLAVPQDRGAEPLFALANELAEFFGGSVAIEDLSRNILAYSSVPGQLIDALRTHGILARQVPASPYNDDQYRTVLRSEGAVKYPRLGAEEPRVAVAIRAGALPLGSIWAIDASGEGPVTPEQDERMRRASELAGAHLLDDFRLHATNQRPREDRLRTLLTGIDLTGTEFAELGIPEERGAALLGFEVPGAGPTAIAQLRSTVIRHLVLHRPDAVAVAHRGRVYTLFAAGSVDEAVRAAEPLLPLVDRLVGEGSSVAVAGPVHRSGEVAGARELADRLLGAAARGSNPRMPRIVTAAGVRPSLVVQRVAELFAASDELRDPAIDSLRATVATRPIADTLLTWLECFGNVAQTAERLGVHQNTVRHRLARATDAHGMHLETPDERLAVWLQLRASA, encoded by the coding sequence ATGGATGCAGTGATTCCTCCAACCGATGGGGCGAGGCTGCTCGGACCGCGAGTCACCCTTGCGGAACTCGTCGAACAGCTCGGTCCGCGCACCATCACGCCGGTCGGGTCGTTCCGCGGCGCTGCACACGTCATCGGCACCGAGTTCCTCGACATCGCCGACGACGTTCCGGATGCCACGGGCACGCTGCTGCTCGCGCCGTCGACCGCCTCGCTCAGCACCGCACGGCTGGCCGCGGTCGCCGCGGGCGCAGCCGACCGCGGCGCGGCGGGCCTGGCCGTGAAGTGCAGCGCCGATCGGCTCCCCGCGCTGGCCGCCGTCAGCGAGTCGACCGGGCTCCCACTGCTCCGGGTCGCCGACCGCATCAGCTGGCGACTGCTCGACGCGCAGCTCACGCGCCTGCTCGGGGAGGCTGAGACGCCCCTCGCCGTTCCGCAGGATCGGGGGGCGGAACCCCTCTTCGCGCTCGCCAACGAGTTGGCGGAGTTCTTCGGCGGTTCCGTCGCGATCGAGGACCTCAGCCGCAACATCCTCGCCTACTCGTCGGTGCCCGGACAGCTCATCGACGCATTGCGTACCCACGGCATCCTCGCGCGGCAGGTTCCCGCGTCCCCGTACAACGACGACCAGTACCGCACCGTGCTGCGATCCGAAGGCGCCGTGAAGTACCCGCGCCTCGGCGCGGAGGAGCCGCGGGTGGCCGTGGCGATCCGGGCGGGCGCCCTGCCGCTCGGCAGCATCTGGGCGATCGACGCATCGGGCGAGGGTCCCGTCACACCCGAACAGGACGAGCGGATGCGTCGCGCGAGCGAGCTCGCCGGCGCGCATCTGCTCGACGACTTCCGTCTGCACGCGACGAACCAGCGTCCCCGAGAGGACCGCTTGCGCACCCTGCTGACCGGCATCGACCTGACCGGCACCGAGTTCGCCGAGCTCGGCATTCCTGAGGAACGCGGTGCGGCGCTGCTCGGGTTCGAGGTGCCGGGCGCCGGTCCCACCGCGATCGCGCAGTTGCGGTCCACGGTGATCCGGCACCTCGTGCTGCACCGGCCCGATGCCGTCGCCGTCGCGCACCGCGGGCGCGTCTACACGCTCTTCGCCGCCGGGAGCGTCGACGAAGCGGTCAGGGCGGCCGAACCGCTGCTCCCGCTCGTCGACCGGCTCGTCGGCGAGGGCAGCAGCGTGGCCGTCGCCGGACCCGTGCACCGCTCCGGGGAGGTCGCCGGCGCACGGGAACTCGCCGATCGCCTCCTCGGCGCCGCTGCACGCGGATCGAATCCCCGGATGCCGCGCATCGTCACCGCGGCCGGCGTCCGCCCCAGCCTCGTGGTCCAGCGCGTCGCCGAGCTGTTCGCCGCATCCGACGAGCTGCGCGACCCGGCGATCGACTCGCTGCGAGCCACGGTGGCGACACGGCCGATCGCCGACACCCTCCTCACCTGGCTCGAGTGCTTCGGCAACGTGGCGCAGACTGCGGAGCGTCTCGGCGTGCATCAGAACACGGTGCGACACCGTCTCGCACGAGCGACCGATGCGCACGGCATGCACCTCGAGACGCCGGACGAGCGTCTCGCCGTATGGCTCCAGCTCCGCGCCAGCGCGTGA
- a CDS encoding SCP2 sterol-binding domain-containing protein: protein MKSSTAAFFDELGRRGHEPLLERVRATVRFDIGDGSSVDHRVLHLDRGDVRVTSEDGEVTADCVVIVGEDLFEEIVGGRTGAMAAFLRGALIVEGDPEVLVLVQRLFPGHPRGTAQPARVTSAEAADLGEADRASADIAGREASGTGAAPP from the coding sequence ATGAAGTCATCGACCGCTGCGTTCTTCGACGAGCTGGGCCGGCGAGGGCATGAGCCCCTGCTGGAGCGGGTGCGTGCGACGGTGCGGTTCGACATCGGCGACGGGTCATCCGTCGACCATCGGGTCCTGCACCTCGACCGCGGCGACGTCCGCGTGACGTCGGAGGACGGCGAAGTGACCGCGGACTGCGTGGTCATCGTCGGCGAGGACCTCTTCGAGGAGATCGTGGGCGGTCGCACCGGGGCGATGGCGGCGTTCCTGCGCGGGGCGCTCATCGTCGAGGGGGACCCAGAGGTGCTCGTGCTCGTACAGCGGCTGTTCCCGGGGCATCCCAGAGGTACGGCGCAGCCGGCGCGCGTGACCAGCGCCGAAGCCGCCGACCTGGGCGAGGCCGACCGGGCCAGCGCCGACATCGCCGGCCGCGAGGCATCCGGAACCGGAGCAGCGCCGCCATGA
- a CDS encoding glycogen debranching N-terminal domain-containing protein translates to MTDDLVRILDGNTFVVSDGRGDIEASPTDPTGFFSFDTRFLSRWVLTIGGERLTSLSTDDLHYFEAKFFLVPGTGTVYVDANLTVIRQRVVEGGFREQLTLLNHDEHAVELAVRLDAGSDFADLFEVKDALQKKGTTGSRVDDGRLVLAYQRDTFLRTTTISSTEPAEVDEHGLGFTVRIEPHGTWSTELRVVPTLLGPDGLPIVPRPARGAPPLRNMLQDLDDWIGRAPRLVSDNDSLTTTYHRSLVDLAALRFSPIIAGSRSLPAAGLPWFMTMFGRDSILTSLQTLPFESDLAATTLRVLGTWQGTRVDDFRDEDPGRILHEMRYGEMTAFEERPHSPYFGSADATPLFVVLLDEYERWTGDAQLVRDLEQEARAALAWIDTYADLQGNGYIAYQRRNVETGLENQCWKDSWDSISYHDGRLPGFPRATCELQGYAYDAKRRAARLARRFWNDPDFADELEADAAALRSRFNRDFWVEDGQYFALALDPDGAQVDVLSSNIGHLLWSGIVDDDKAPAIAGHLLGPRLFSGWGVRTLAEGEARYNPIGYHVGTVWPFDNSFIAWGLRRYGFKAEAARIAAGILEAAEFFAGRLPEAFGGYERELTRYPVQYPTACSPQAWSTGAPLLLLRTMLGLEPMDEHLVVDPAVPVGIGRIELLDIPGRWGRIDAFGRGLVDVGRDA, encoded by the coding sequence ATGACCGACGATCTCGTGCGCATCCTCGACGGCAACACGTTCGTGGTCAGCGACGGGCGCGGCGACATCGAGGCGTCGCCCACCGACCCGACGGGGTTCTTCTCGTTCGACACGCGGTTCCTCTCGCGATGGGTGCTCACCATCGGCGGCGAGCGCCTGACGTCGCTGTCGACCGACGACCTGCACTACTTCGAGGCGAAGTTCTTCCTCGTCCCCGGCACGGGCACGGTGTACGTCGACGCGAACCTCACGGTCATCCGCCAGCGCGTCGTCGAGGGCGGATTCCGTGAGCAGCTGACGCTGCTGAACCATGACGAGCACGCGGTCGAGCTCGCGGTGCGCCTCGACGCCGGCAGCGACTTCGCCGACCTGTTCGAGGTGAAGGACGCGCTGCAGAAGAAGGGCACGACCGGGTCGCGGGTCGACGACGGCCGCCTCGTGCTGGCGTACCAGCGCGACACGTTCCTGCGCACGACGACCATCTCGTCGACCGAGCCGGCCGAGGTCGACGAACACGGCCTCGGCTTCACGGTGCGGATCGAACCGCACGGCACGTGGAGCACCGAGCTGCGCGTCGTGCCGACCCTGCTCGGACCCGACGGGCTGCCGATCGTCCCCCGGCCGGCGCGTGGCGCACCGCCCCTGCGGAACATGCTGCAGGACCTCGACGACTGGATCGGGCGCGCGCCGCGGCTGGTGTCCGACAACGACTCGCTCACCACGACGTACCACCGCAGCCTGGTCGACCTCGCGGCGCTGCGCTTCTCGCCGATCATCGCGGGCTCCCGCAGCCTCCCGGCGGCCGGCCTCCCCTGGTTCATGACGATGTTCGGCCGCGACAGCATCCTCACGAGCCTGCAGACCCTGCCCTTCGAGTCCGACCTGGCGGCCACGACCCTGCGGGTGCTCGGCACGTGGCAGGGCACGCGCGTCGACGACTTCCGCGACGAGGATCCGGGTCGCATCCTGCACGAGATGCGCTACGGCGAGATGACCGCCTTCGAGGAGCGCCCCCACTCCCCCTACTTCGGCAGCGCGGATGCGACGCCGTTGTTCGTCGTGCTCCTCGACGAGTACGAACGGTGGACCGGCGACGCCCAGCTCGTGCGCGACCTCGAGCAGGAGGCGCGCGCCGCGCTCGCCTGGATCGACACCTACGCCGACCTGCAGGGCAACGGCTACATCGCCTACCAGCGCCGCAACGTCGAGACCGGCCTCGAGAACCAGTGCTGGAAGGACTCGTGGGACTCGATCTCGTACCACGACGGACGTCTGCCGGGGTTCCCGCGCGCGACCTGCGAGCTGCAGGGCTACGCCTACGACGCGAAGCGGCGCGCGGCCCGCCTGGCCCGGCGGTTCTGGAACGATCCCGACTTCGCCGATGAGCTCGAAGCGGATGCCGCAGCGCTGAGGTCGCGCTTCAACCGGGACTTCTGGGTCGAGGACGGGCAGTACTTCGCCCTCGCGCTCGACCCCGACGGCGCGCAGGTCGACGTGCTGTCGTCGAACATCGGGCACCTGCTGTGGAGCGGCATCGTCGACGACGACAAGGCGCCCGCCATCGCCGGGCACCTGCTCGGGCCGCGCCTCTTCTCGGGATGGGGCGTGCGCACGCTCGCGGAGGGCGAGGCGCGCTACAACCCGATCGGCTACCACGTGGGGACCGTGTGGCCCTTCGACAACTCGTTCATCGCGTGGGGCCTGCGCCGCTACGGCTTCAAGGCCGAGGCCGCCCGCATCGCGGCCGGCATCCTCGAGGCGGCCGAGTTCTTCGCCGGCCGGCTGCCCGAGGCGTTCGGCGGCTACGAGCGCGAACTGACGCGGTATCCGGTACAGTACCCCACCGCGTGCAGCCCCCAGGCGTGGTCGACGGGGGCGCCGCTGCTGCTGCTCCGCACGATGCTCGGCCTCGAGCCGATGGACGAGCACCTCGTCGTCGACCCCGCCGTGCCCGTCGGCATCGGCCGCATCGAGCTGCTCGACATCCCGGGCCGGTGGGGCCGCATCGACGCGTTCGGGCGCGGGCTCGTCGACGTGGGACGCGACGCCTGA
- a CDS encoding ABC-F family ATP-binding cassette domain-containing protein — protein sequence MSLIRLNDVTMDFDGRPVLREAFLKLRRGDRIGLIGKNGTGKTTFLELVLGRREPTSGTVDVTLGTTIGYFSQFSELDGEQSTYETLSAHFTAVHETQARLDEIGLALAEPMTDAAMTALLVEQGELFERMDHVGGWTYENTIDTVLTSLGFDEERRHLPVDRLSGGWRNRAALAQILVQAPDVLLLDEPTNFLDLDGVRWIEGWLGGFAGAVLVVSHDRQFLDGVVDRIVEIENHRLQEYEGNYSAYVHAKQSRLKMLERQFAHEEELLAYEQAASTARREAARNPSNAVARRLADIKKRQAPRPIDQIITSIYEGLRVSNDLLTVTGLTRGFNGTPLFEGLSFDLQRGDRVAVLGSNGSGKSTLLDVLTGETEPDVGTVRWAKGARFVSYNAVYAALDLDDTVGHAVNAYPDSLAFTATKKSVNRFLAMLQFSEADLQQKIGTLSGGQRARVAIAQCLLSGAAVIVLDEPTNHLDITSTQVMERALTHFPGAVIVVSHDRFFVDKLADRLLVFDGTPTVRETAATGAL from the coding sequence GTGAGCCTGATCCGCCTGAACGACGTGACCATGGACTTCGACGGCCGGCCGGTGCTGCGGGAGGCCTTCCTCAAGCTGCGGCGAGGCGACCGCATCGGGCTCATCGGCAAGAACGGCACGGGCAAGACGACGTTCCTCGAGCTCGTCCTCGGGCGGCGCGAGCCCACCTCCGGCACCGTCGACGTGACCCTCGGCACCACGATCGGGTACTTCTCGCAGTTCTCCGAGCTCGACGGCGAGCAGTCGACGTACGAGACGCTGAGCGCTCACTTCACCGCCGTGCACGAGACCCAGGCGCGCCTCGATGAGATCGGGCTCGCGCTGGCCGAGCCGATGACGGATGCCGCGATGACGGCGTTGCTCGTCGAGCAGGGCGAGCTCTTCGAGCGCATGGACCACGTCGGCGGCTGGACGTACGAGAACACCATCGACACCGTGCTGACGAGCCTCGGATTCGACGAGGAGCGGCGGCACCTGCCCGTCGACCGTCTGTCGGGCGGATGGCGCAACCGCGCCGCCCTCGCGCAGATCCTCGTGCAGGCGCCCGACGTGCTGCTGCTCGACGAGCCGACGAACTTCCTCGACCTCGACGGCGTGCGCTGGATCGAGGGGTGGCTCGGCGGCTTCGCGGGCGCCGTGCTCGTGGTCTCCCACGACCGGCAGTTCCTCGACGGCGTCGTCGACCGCATCGTCGAGATCGAGAACCATCGACTTCAGGAATATGAAGGAAACTACTCGGCGTACGTGCACGCGAAGCAGTCGCGGCTGAAGATGCTCGAGCGCCAGTTCGCGCACGAGGAGGAGCTGCTCGCCTACGAGCAGGCCGCGTCCACCGCACGTCGGGAGGCCGCCCGCAACCCGTCGAACGCGGTCGCGCGCCGGCTCGCCGACATCAAGAAACGGCAGGCGCCGCGCCCGATCGACCAGATCATCACGTCGATCTACGAGGGGCTGCGCGTCTCGAACGACCTCCTGACCGTCACCGGACTGACGAGGGGCTTCAACGGCACGCCGCTGTTCGAGGGGCTGTCGTTCGACCTGCAGCGCGGCGACCGCGTCGCGGTGCTCGGCTCGAACGGCTCGGGCAAGTCGACGCTGCTCGACGTGCTCACCGGCGAGACCGAGCCCGATGTGGGCACCGTGCGTTGGGCGAAGGGCGCCCGGTTCGTGTCGTACAACGCGGTGTACGCCGCGCTCGACCTCGACGACACCGTCGGCCACGCGGTGAACGCGTACCCCGACTCGCTCGCGTTCACGGCCACGAAGAAGAGCGTGAACCGGTTCTTGGCGATGCTGCAGTTCTCCGAGGCCGACCTGCAGCAGAAGATCGGCACCCTCTCGGGCGGCCAGCGCGCCCGTGTCGCGATCGCGCAGTGCCTGCTCTCGGGTGCGGCGGTCATCGTGCTCGACGAGCCGACGAACCACCTGGACATCACGTCGACCCAGGTGATGGAGCGCGCGCTGACGCACTTCCCCGGCGCGGTCATCGTCGTCTCCCACGACCGCTTCTTCGTCGACAAGCTCGCCGACCGGCTGCTCGTGTTCGACGGAACGCCCACCGTGCGCGAGACGGCGGCGACCGGAGCGCTCTGA